A stretch of Plasmodium vinckei vinckei genome assembly, chromosome: PVVCY_05 DNA encodes these proteins:
- a CDS encoding PIR protein CIR protein yields MDDQVCDLLSKVDENFNNRGVSVGKFNKFKECHSYCPYQDNLKENKCTTNNDRMSALSAYLHEKISEIDKSFKNGGNNGKWHIEIFIIWLGDKLFKIDNDYKATLEESYKKNLENSMGSVNYWKVVDSRQFYKKATIKKMSEYYNLLNYICKLITEYNKNPDNSRLRNYSSQCSNYYKTIYNSIKECKPYLQLLDNLKMIYEIFRMQKIANNSNIKEPKRTRLLNRIQHLTTFENRNQLFVTVNAVLSFDDKGCTDVKSKDEEIGKSIESKNLQDKLKGTGPTKKPDIGPQKKFSPIAPQGKQRIPTPENPPTARQPQPKPKPEPKHQGPQKKESQSQQQSLHTPTSPITENKIQQPPATPTETNPQEKKTQESKPPSEPQPVHQPPVPLPEVPPAPPSQDGSSLQTAKTGEIHQNGQGGTVDRKGETSSGLGVTQDNQGGSSGGSGDRQGNGVHGSGGAGVRSGDQPVKDSQEDIGSGQGSQGITSSESGGGDDGPGPSKSGQKALDSSKGNKDGGGNGGAGTPDSGDNGGSNTKGDQGNPNVGSNDQGDKNDGSSDPASSISGGSFDLWSAFREFLLKGKEYYNNASEFIKENQQRLNDARDQISGAYSNAVNNLKNAYNASSSYFSDIISNISSQFNQVDHLPKPGGSHPGSGNPSTGGDSSNQLPPSQPQNTTDPPTPPPNSQQNLPSTPTLNPPSPTSALNHSPPSNPIQQTQPSPPTQSITLQNPQTDTSIQKTTTQINAQLLKLPISDPISRTPWNIIPTTWNGSVECKPKINFINTTLMCCTSEQCSLTGISVTLVLIPIILLIGYKYLSFGSSKKSEKKNMKRVINFHDGNRKTKIIISSNDKKKKLKPIINSIGGKKGPLLNIYKLIQADPMPFINLFFLLIFFVYKRKRDTIE; encoded by the exons aTGGATGATCAAGTA TGTGACTTACTTAGCAAAGttgatgaaaattttaacaaTAGAGGTGTCAGTGTGGGCAAGTTTAATAAATTCAAGGAATGCCATTCTTATTGTCCTTATCaagataatttaaaagaaaataaatgcaCAACTAATAATGATAGAATGAGTGCTTTGAGTGCATATTTGcatgaaaaaattagtgaaattgataaatcttttaaaaatggagGAAATAATGGCAAATGGCACATTGagatttttattatatggcTAGGcgataaattatttaagaTAGATAACGATTATAAAGCAACTCTGGAAGAATCTtataaaaagaatttaGAGAATTCTATGGGAAGTGTTAATTATTGGAAAGTTGTAGATAGTAGACAATTTTATAAGAAAGCTACTATTAAGAAAATGAGCGAATATTATAACTTacttaattatatatgtaaactAATTACTgaatacaataaaaatccTGATAACAGTCGTCTTAGAAATTATTCTTCCCAATGTAGTAACTATTACAAAACTATTTATAATTCTATTAAGGAATGTAAACCATATCTACAATTATtggataatttaaaaatgatatatgaaatatttagaATGCAAAAAATTGCTAATAATTCTAATATTAAAGAACCCAAAAGGACAAGATTACTTAATCGTATTCAACATCTTACAACATTTGAAAACCGAAATCAATTATTTGTGACTGTTAATGCAGTACTTAGTTTTGATGATAAAGGGTGTACAGATGTGAAATCGAAGGATGAGGAAATTGGAAAAAGTATTgaatcaaaaaatttacaagaTAAGCTAAAAGGCACTGGACCAACTAAAAAACCCGATATAGGaccacaaaaaaaattttcccCAATTGCACCACAAGGAAAACAAAGGATTCCGACACCTGAAAACCCACCAACAGCACGACAACCACAGCCAAAACCCAAACCAGAACCAAAACATCAAGGACCACAAAAGAAAGAATCACAATCGCAACAACAATCACTACATACACCAACATCGCCAATaacagaaaataaaatacaacaACCGCCAGCAACACCAACAGAAACAAACCcacaagaaaaaaaaacacaagAATCAAAACCACCATCAGAACCACAACCAGTGCACCAACCACCAGTACCATTACCAGAAGTACCACCAGCACCGCCATCACAAGATGGAAGTTCATTACAAACAGCTAAAACAGGGGAAATCCATCAAAATGGGCAAGGAGGTACAGTTGATAGAAAAGGAGAAACAAGTAGTGGGTTGGGTGTTACACAAGATAACCAAGGAGGATCATCTGGGGGATCAGGCGATAGACAAGGTAATGGAGTCCATGGATCTGGAGGTGCAGGTGTTAGATCAGGTGATCAACCAGTTAAAGATAGCCAAGAAGATATAGGCAGTGGGCAAGGTAGTCAAGGAATTACAAGTAGTGAATCAGGAGGGGGAGATGATGGACCGGGTCCTTCTAAAAGTGGGCAAAAGGCTTTAGACAGTAGCAAAGGAAATAAAGACGGTGGAGGAAATGGTGGAGCAGGAACTCCAGATAGTGGAGATAATGGAGGAAGTAATACCAAAGGCGACCAAGGAAATCCAAACGTTGGATCAAATGATCAAGgagataaaaatgatggaTCAAGTGATCCCGCATCAAGTATATCAGGAGGATCTTTTGATTTGTGGTCAGCATTCCGTGAATTCCTATTAAAAGGAAaggaatattataataatgcttccgaatttattaaagaaaatcaGCAAAGGCTTAATGATGCTAGGGATCAAATCAGTGGTGCATATAGTAACGCTgtgaataatttaaaaaatgcttATAATGCATCTAGTAGTTATTTTAGTGATATTATTAGTAATATATCTAGCCAATTTAATCAAGTTGACCATCTTCCTAAACCAGGTGGTAGCCATCCTGGATCAGGCAACCCATCGACTGGGGGAGATTCATCTAATCAGTTACCACCATCTCAACCACAAAATACAACAGATCCACCAACTCCACCACCAAATTCACAACAAAATCTACCATCAACTCCAACATTAAATCCACCATCACCAACTTCAGCATTAAATCACTCACCACCATCAAATCCAATACAACAAACACAACCATCTCCCCCAACACAGTCTATCACATTGCAAAACCCACAAACCGATACATCTATTCAAAAAACAACTACCCAAATAAATGCTCAATTGTTAAAATTACCAATTTCTGATCCCATTTCGAGAACCCCCTGGAATATAATTCCAACTACATGGAATGGATCAGTGGAATGTAAAcctaaaataaattttattaataccACATTAATGTGTTGCACATCGGAACAGTGTAGTTTAACTGGAATTTCAGTTACACTTGTTTTAATaccaattattttattaattggGTATAAg tatttatcatttggatcatcaaaaaaatcggaaaaaaaaaacatgaagagagttataaattttcatgATGGAAACAGaaagacaaaaataattataagttCAAatgataagaaaaaaaaactaaagCCGATTATAAATTCAATTGGTGGAAAAAAGGGtccattattaaatatatacaaacttATACAGGCGGATCCTATgccatttattaatttattttttttgttgattttttttgtctataaaagaaaaagagaCACCATCGaatga
- a CDS encoding CIR protein PIR protein, whose protein sequence is MAQSSYNIKDVYKEFNKIDGYFSEILKFESVTILTANGPIKKYCHYGSNSRKVDCRDYFEMASSGVIHLLKNLMGKNVLDYDKLAEYAILWLSYKLNQKPKNKFTKLNEFYTHYILKNNCYNEKIKNSGSTTYKDIIDKKKDLMNINIKEILKFYDELKTLCNMYDDCNENNMNCENCSQKANEFVQNFKKLNNDSNNIEGSSYNKMLSILSDDYNNLINKCTNLSSIPKIKPKKNFGQDDAEIFVATPSSLILNTVIPGLSTFSVIPAFLGIAYKYSLFGVDKVFQRQYIRKKLKKLKKKMKLNI, encoded by the exons ATGGCACAGTCaagttataatattaaggATGTg taTAAAGAATTTAATAAGATCGATGGCTATTTTAGTGAGATTCTGAAGTTTGAATCAGTAACAATTCTAACAGCTAATGGAccaatcaaaaaatattgtcaTTACGGGAGTAACTCAAGAAAAGTTGATTGTCGCgattattttgaaatgGCTAGTTCTGGTGTTATTCATTtgctaaaaaatttaatggGTAAGAATGTTTTAGATTATGATAAACTTGCCGAATACGCTATTTTATGGTTAAGTTATAAACTAAATCAAAagccaaaaaataaatttaccAAATTAAACGAATTTTATactcattatatattaaaaaataactgTTATAAtgagaaaataaaaaatagtggTAGTACGACTTATAAGGATAttatagataaaaaaaaagatttgatgaatataaatattaaagaaatattaaaattttatgacGAATTAAAAACCTTATGTAACATGTATGATGATTGTAATGAAAACAATATGAATTGCGAAAATTGTTCGCAAAAAGCTAATGAATTTgttcaaaattttaaaaaactcAATAACGAttctaataatatagaaggcagttcatataataaaatgttatCTATATTATCAGATGATTATaacaatttaataaataaatgtaccAATCTTTCATCTAttccaaaaataaaacctaaaaaaaattttggaCAAGATGATGCAGAAATTTTTGTAGCTACACCAAGTTCGTTGATATTAAACACAGTAATTCCAGGTTTATCGACATTTTCTGTAATACCGGCTTTCTTGGGAATTGCTTATAag tattcattatttggaGTTGATAAAGTATTTCAAAGacaatatataagaaaaaaattaaaaaaattaaagaagaaaatgaaactTAATATATGA
- a CDS encoding PIR protein CIR protein, with translation MSKNWYYDIYTIDDYFWEDDNRQFRVNTKHKSIHKYCYNGINSSFDNSRKYLEMTKCSVIYLLKTLKENYKLEDDKLAEYAILFLSYKLKQHSQHKFIKLNDFYTNHIKNNNDYNKNIKDNGPTYKEIIDRKKNLMDIKEISKFNDPFVILFYLYYKFHSILWNCNEYSGLAKIFVSKFEELNKDSNNIENSSYSQILSTLSNDYKNLKKRYDDKDNICTYFPPLSEFTPKKISVENPGHISLESSKQTFEQNSEVTSSSSSILNTVIPVLSTFSVIPAFLGIAYKVNNKELKL, from the exons ATGTCTAAGAATTGg taTTATGACATTTATACGATCGATGACTATTTTTGGGAGGATGATAATCGTCAATTTAGAGTTAATACAAAACACAAATCAATCCACAAGTATTGTTATAACGGGATTAACTCATCATTTGATAATTCTCGTAAATATCTTGAAATGACTAAATGTAgtgttatttatttgctaAAAACGTTAaaggaaaattataaattagaAGATGATAAACTTGCCGAATAcgctattttatttttaagttaTAAACTAAAACAACATTCACAACATAAATTCATcaaattaaatgatttttatactaatcatataaaaaataataatgattataataagaatataaaagataatGGTCCGACTTATAAGGAAATTATagatagaaaaaaaaatttgatggatattaaagaaatatctaaatttaatgatccatttgtaatattattttatttatattataaatttcatAGTATTCTTTGGAATTGTAATGAATATTCGGGATTAGCTAAAATCTTTGTTAGTAAATTTGAAGAACTCAATAAAGAttctaataatatagaaaacaGTTCATATAGTCAAATATTGTCTACATTATCaaatgattataaaaatttaaaaaaaagatatgatgataaagataatatatgtacCTATTTTCCACCTCTTTCAGAATTTACCCCCAAAAAAATTTCTGTAGAAAATCCTGGACATATTTCTTTAGAAAGTTCTAAACAAACATTTGAGCAGAATTCTGAAGTTACATCATCAAGTTCGTCGATACTAAACACAGTAATTCCAGTTTTATCGACATTTTCTGTAATACCAGCTTTCTTGGGAATTGCTTATAAggtaaataataaggaattaaaactataa